In one window of Drosophila innubila isolate TH190305 chromosome 2L unlocalized genomic scaffold, UK_Dinn_1.0 4_B_2L, whole genome shotgun sequence DNA:
- the LOC117780987 gene encoding uncharacterized protein LOC117780987, which translates to MDNLNDDCVCIILEYLSLVDQIAMARCSLRYEELLCQIVWRKPRYREISVSYTMFAPLSKEDYMYFFELTSCQMEKLYIWNVHEKAFDSYLGRHLMRPELTFYLLLDMSNLQELCITDDNMNNSMIQTITKSCPNLRSLSVSSAYITGKFMVGLHKLKTLVARECSIEATHLEELLAQLQLTTLDLTSNKNKVEETILQAPASGLARLQRLGISDAQNCGFSVAEQLPELKELVVSYHDMEAQDLSDMLEKTRQLAELSETKFPKRLQLIMCNVVDVEVALEQITGLETRSPRESPKFCELLKIIYKCK; encoded by the coding sequence atggacaacCTCAATGACGATTGTGTGTGCATAATATTGGAGTACCTGTCACTGGTGGATCAGATAGCAATGGCACGCTGCTCATTGCGCTATGAGGAGTTGTTGTGTCAAATTGTCTGGCGGAAGCCTCGTTATCGGGAAATTTCCGTGTCATACACAATGTTTGCGCCACTCAGCAAAGAGGATTACATGTACTTCTTTGAGCTGACCAGTTGTCAGATGGAGAAGCTCTACATATGGAACGTGCATGAGAAGGCCTTTGATTCGTATCTGGGTCGGCATCTGATGCGTCCCGAACTGACGTTCTATCTGCTCCTGGATATGTCCAATCTTCAAGAGCTTTGCATTACGGACGATAATATGAACAACAGCATGATTCAGACCATCACCAAAAGTTGCCCAAATCTGCGCAGTCTCAGTGTGTCAAGTGCGTATATCACCGGCAAATTTATGGTTGGACTTCATAAACTCAAGACTCTGGTTGCCCGCGAATGCTCCATCGAGGCCACTCACCTGGAGGAGCTGCTGGCCCAGCTGCAACTGACCACATTAGATCTgacatcaaataaaaacaaagtggAGGAGACAATCCTGCAAGCGCCAGCCTCTGGCTTGGCACGCCTGCAAAGATTAGGAATTTCAGATGCACAGAACTGTGGCTTTAGCGTTGCCGAGCAACTGCCCGAGCTCAAGGAATTGGTGGTGAGCTATCACGATATGGAGGCGCAGGATTTAAGTGATATGCTGGAAAAGACAAGACAATTGGCCGAATTATCGGAGACCAAGTTTCCGAAGCGCCTGCAATTGATCATGTGCAATGTGGTTGACGTGGAGGTGGCTCTGGAGCAGATAACTGGCCTGGAGACCCGCAGTCCACGGGAATCGCCAAAATTCTGTGAACTACTGAAGATTATCtacaaatgtaaataa
- the LOC117780986 gene encoding equilibrative nucleoside transporter 1, protein MGDRKSEESPFISSKKPVTLNPSWESQLQSDTNGKGSGSVMSKIVASLQPPIDKHKLVFFIFILHGLGTLMPWNMFITAKAYFEDFKLSENYTGPTETNYRGNFMQNMGFASQIPNVLFNWINIFMSFGGDLTTRIVYSILIEIVILIITVVLAMLDSSEWPGVFFWATMCSIVLINMCNGIYQSTIYGLVASLPPKYTGAVVLGSNVSGCFATIMSMLCATFFSSMRTSAIYYFVTAILVLLFCFDTYFALPLNKFFRHYEMISKHSEKSSGSKTELNVPYWQIFKKASPQLFNVFFTFFVTLSVFPAVHSDIKRSDDFVIGEKYFTLMTCFLTFNVFAMLGSLTTSWVQWPKPKYLVVPVVLRVVFIPLLIFCNYAPKDIVRTLPVFITNEWVYWIIAIIMSFSSGYLSSLGMMYAPQTVHAKYQVTAGMFAAAVLVSGIFAGVMFSYLSPLIIQL, encoded by the exons ATGGGCGATAGAAAAAGCGAAGAATCGCCATTTATATCTTCAAAGAAGCCAGTGACATTGAATCCATCATGGGAGTCCCAATTGCAATCGGACACCAATGGCAAAGGCTCAGGTTCTGTGATGTCGAAAATTGTGGCATCGCTGCAGCCGCCAATTGATAAACATAAACTCGTCTTTTTCATCTTTATACTGCACGGATTGGGCACTCTGATGCCATGGAACATGTTCATAACCGCCAAAGCGTACTTTGAGGATTTCAAACTGAGTGAGAACTATACGGGACCCACTGAAACGAATTATCGCGGTAACTTTATGCAGAATATGGGTTTCGCCTCACAAATTCCGAACGTGCTCTTCAATTGGATAAATATCTTTATGAGTTTCGGTGGCGATCTGACCACCCGTATTGTGTATAGCATTCTAATCGAGATTGTTATTCTTATCATCACAGTCGTGCTTGCTATGCTGGATTCATCTGAG TGGCCTGGGGTATTCTTTTGGGCTACCATGTGCTCAATTGTTCTGATAAACATG tgTAATGGGATTTATCAAAGCACAATTTATGGACTCGTTGCGTCTCTACCTCCCAAATATACGGGTGCTGTTGTGTTGGGATCCAACGTGAGTGGATGCTTCGCTACCATAATGTCAATGCTGTGCGCCACGTTCTTCAGCTCGATGAGGACATCggctatttattattttgtgacAGCGATTTTAGTATTGCTCTTCTGCTTCGATACATATTTCGCATTGCCATTGAATAAGTTCTTCCGGCATTATGAGATGATAAGCAAGCATAGCGAAAAGAGTTCTGGGTCCAAAACTGAATTGAATGTACCATATTGGCAGATATTTAAGAAAGCCTCACCTCAGCTATTCAATGTATTCTTTACATTCTTCGTTACATTGTCCGTTTTTCCCGCTGTCCATTCGGATATTAAGCGTTCTGATGATTTCGTAATAGGAGAAAAGTATTTTACACTTATGACATGCTTTTTAACGTTCAATGTATTCGCAATGTTGGGCAGCTTGACCACTTCGTGGGTTCAATGGCCTAAACCAAAATACTTGGTAGTACCTGTCGTTTTACGTGTTGTATTTATACCCTTATTGATCTTCTGCAACTATGCACCAAAAGATATTGTTAGAACATTGCCTGTATTTATCACAAACGAGTGGGTGTATTGGATCATTGCCATCATTATGTCATTCAGCTCTGGCTATTTAAGTTCCTTGGGCATGATGTACGCACCGCAGACTGTTCATGCTAAGTATCAGGTAACCGCCGGGATGTTTGCTGCTGCCGTCCTCGTTTCTGGCATCTTTGCCGGCGTTATGTTCTCCTATTTAAGCCCCCTTATTATACAACTTTGA
- the LOC117781343 gene encoding tRNA (adenine(58)-N(1))-methyltransferase non-catalytic subunit TRM6, which produces MPSEPTTPTIQLGDYIVIQRQKYTKLQKFGNLDATATLGKEHLELKSLLDQPYGSTFKMCVKETKAGKRGAQRQHTLELASDNELRSIRDVLNISSSGADNRDISDNGEAQALKSQDIEQLREACNESSKIIEKLVENSKTFHTRTEYSQDKYLLKKEKKYFEFVQIRQPSIRLMADIFHRQDADKILGIRVDTLSQIISYSGVSGFGNYLLYESGTNGLLPAAMLNSIGADTEATLVHMHPGNVPQKQALLALKLPLEQQQRCISVNLYSVLREFYQGDNFEATLTATAAEAEEKTAKNASDDTTEEQTETIEPTIKKPKLDESPNAHRSGALRWQLENKRASTLMHAKFDSLVMAAKEHPSNIIQALLPLVKPSRPVVIFSTCKELLQETYMELKTSGKVTNLHVTSNWLRTYQILPNRTHPEVNMSGNSGYLLTGYTLK; this is translated from the exons ATGCCCAGCGAACCGACCACACCGACGATACAACTAGGCGATTATATTGTTATACAGCGTCAAAAGTACACAAAACTGCAGAAGTTTGGCAACTTGGATGCAACGGCCACGTTGGGAAAGGAACATTTGGAGCTGAAGTCGCTGCTAGATCAACCCTATGGCTCCACCTTCAAGATGTGCGTCAAGGAGACCAAGGCGGGCAAACGTGGAGCACAGCGACAACACACCCTCGAACTGGCCAGCGACAATGAGCTGCGGAGCATTCGAGACGTGCTCAACATTTCCAGCAGTGGAGCCGACAATCGCGACATCAGCGACAATGGGGAAGCACAAGCACTTAAATCACAG GACATTGAGCAGCTGCGTGAAGCGTGCAATGAGTCCAGCAAGATCATTGAGAAGCTTGTGGAAAACTCGAAAACCTTTCACACACGCACCGAGTACTCGCAGgataaatatttgctgaagAAGGAGAAAAAGTACTTTGAATTTGTACAAATCCGACAGCCAAGCATACGTTTAATGGCCGACATATTCCATCGACAGGATGCTGACAAGATATTGGGCATCCGTGTGGACACACTTTCCCAGATCATCTCCTACTCCGGTGTCTCTGGCTTTGGCAACTATTTGCTCTATGAGAGCGGCACAAACGGACTTTTGCCAGCTGCCATGTTGAATTCAATAGGCGCTGATACCGAAGCAACTTTAGTGCACATGCATCCGGGTAATGTGCCACAAAAACAAGCACTGTTGGCACTTAAACTGCCActggaacagcaacaacgttgCATCTCTGTCAATTTGTACTCTGTGCTGCGTGAATTTTATCAAGGAGACAATTTTGAGGCGACATTAACTGCCACagcagctgaagctgaagagAAGACAGCGAAGAATGCAAGCGATGACACAACGGAGGAGCAGACCGAGACCATAGAGCCAACGATTAAGAAACCCAAATTGGATGAATCCCCAAACG CACACAGATCAGGAGCATTGCGCTGGCAGCTGGAGAACAAACGTGCCTCCACATTGATGCATGCAAAATTCGACAGCCTGGTAATGGCAGCCAAGGAGCATCCATCGAATATAATACAGGCATTGTTGCCTCTGGTTAAACCATCCCGCCCTGTGGTCATATTCAGCACGTGCAAAGAGTTGCTGCAGGAAACGTACATGGAGCTGAAGACATCCGGCAAAGTGACCAATCTACATGTGACCTCCAATTGGCTGCGCACCTATCAAATATTGCCAAATCGCACACATCCCGAGGTTAACATGAGCGGCAACAGTGGTTACCTCCTGACTGGCTACACATTAAAATAA
- the LOC117781344 gene encoding cytochrome c oxidase subunit 5B, mitochondrial: MSSYISRLLKSSFPSKRLVSQLTPRGEGKLGALLRQLGLQKMLGVFGSKEGTGQRGITTTAVVAQKMLTDDMELATGLFKRELKLRQAGNEDPWTMAKPLKRGAGRENDPTEIPSAFDGRLVGCLCLGDRGPKWMWLEKGAPKRCECGHYYVLKKADPI; this comes from the exons ATGTCGTCGTACATTTCGCGTCTGCTCAAGTCTTCATTCCCATCCAAACGCCTCGTCTCGCAGCTGACCCCACGTGGCGAGGGAAAACTGGGTGCACTCCTGCGTCAATTGGGATTGCAGAAGATGTTGGGCGTATTCGGGAGTAAAGAGGGCACTGGACAACGTGGCATAACCACAACAGCTGTGGTGGCCCAGAAGA TGTTGACCGATGACATGGAACTGGCCACGGGTCTATTCAAGCGCGAGCTGAAGCTGCGTCAAGCAGGCAACGAAGATCCATGGACCATGGCCAAGCCCTTGAAACGTGGCGCTGGCAGAGAGAATGATCCCACGGAAATACCATCAGCTTTCGATGGTCGCCTTGTTGGTTGTCTTTGCCTTGGCGATCGTGGTCCCAAGTGGATGTGGCTGGAGAAAGGAGCTCCAAAACGCTGTGAATGCGGACACTATTACGTGCTTAAGAAAGCCGAtcctatttaa
- the LOC117781047 gene encoding cytochrome c oxidase subunit 5B, mitochondrial translates to MASICGRMALRTAARQNVTYHSVRTCKMMNDPMEHATGIEKRELLLKAAGNDNPFDMKVFKRGAGTKENPNLIPSAFDARIVGCICEEDQTYVQWMWLQKGNQKRCECGHWFKLVEKAAV, encoded by the exons ATGGCTTCGATTTGTGGACGCATGGCGCTACGTACCGCCGCTCGCCAGAATGTGACATACCACTCCGTGCGTACCTGCAAAA TGATGAATGATCCCATGGAGCATGCCACGGGTATCGAGAAGCGCGAATTGCTGCTGAAAGCCGCCGGCAACGATAATCCCTTCGACATGAAGGTGTTCAAGCGCGGTGCTGGCACCAAGGAGAACCCCAACTTGATTCCATCGGCCTTCGATGCCCGCATTGTGGGCTGCATCT GCGAAGAGGATCAGACCTATGTGCAATGGATGTGGCTGCAAAAGGGCAACCAGAAGCGTTGTGAATGCGGACACTGGTTCAAGCTGGTCGAGAAGGCAGCCgtttaa